A stretch of the Brevundimonas sp. MF30-B genome encodes the following:
- a CDS encoding bifunctional diguanylate cyclase/phosphodiesterase, whose product MSTRPRAPAWDAATAIEALAAADTALWVWTPSEDSLRFTGATHGLGLGPLAPECTSAALIALALPQDRGLADTLLKPQAEGFEIAHRIRMRGGEIGVWRGVWLEDGLRAAGVVAPEMKFSGGEADALTGLLDRRAFLSRVGEALTRPGDYEMVAADVDRLKRLNEALGHERADLVLSALGSRLSAAFPAHAIPARVGEDEFAIFLPKGQGADRMRQALEQPLRVAGFDIYPTVSIGAAPCEGGPEAPDPAEILRRVELAVESAKRAGRGGVAAYGRALESDSLSRLALEADLRNAFVRAEIEPFYQPIVNLDTGAVAGFEALARWRHPRRGLVPPDEFLGLTQEMGLMNDLGLLMMRQAARQLAEWIARHPTAGRLFCSVNLSVGEIERPNLVEDVAEIIKETGLPRGALKLEVTEGDIMRDTTSAAEVLTRLKTAGASLALDDFGTGFSSLSYLARLPFDTLKIDRYFVLTMDKDEGSAKIVKSVVNLGRDLSLEVVAEGVENAHLARLLLDAQCHYGQGFGYAPALPATEAEVYLNESLVDGTAPIKQRSA is encoded by the coding sequence TTGAGCACACGACCGCGAGCCCCGGCCTGGGACGCCGCCACGGCCATTGAGGCCCTGGCGGCTGCGGACACGGCCCTGTGGGTCTGGACGCCCTCCGAGGACAGCCTGCGCTTCACCGGCGCCACACATGGACTGGGCCTGGGGCCGCTGGCGCCCGAATGCACCAGCGCAGCGCTGATCGCCCTGGCGCTGCCGCAGGATCGGGGCCTGGCGGATACGCTGCTGAAGCCTCAGGCTGAAGGCTTCGAGATCGCTCATCGCATTCGGATGCGCGGCGGCGAGATCGGCGTCTGGCGCGGGGTCTGGTTGGAAGATGGGTTGCGCGCGGCCGGCGTAGTCGCCCCGGAAATGAAATTCTCGGGCGGCGAGGCCGACGCCCTCACAGGGCTGCTGGATCGCCGCGCCTTCCTGTCCCGCGTCGGAGAGGCCCTGACGCGCCCCGGCGACTACGAAATGGTGGCCGCCGACGTCGATCGGCTGAAGCGGCTGAACGAGGCGCTGGGGCATGAGCGCGCGGACCTGGTGCTGTCGGCCCTCGGATCGCGACTGTCGGCGGCCTTTCCGGCCCACGCCATTCCCGCGCGGGTTGGAGAGGACGAGTTCGCCATCTTCCTGCCGAAGGGGCAAGGCGCGGACAGGATGCGGCAGGCGCTGGAGCAGCCGCTGCGCGTCGCGGGCTTCGACATCTATCCGACCGTGTCCATCGGCGCCGCGCCCTGCGAGGGCGGCCCGGAAGCGCCCGATCCGGCGGAAATCCTGCGCAGGGTGGAACTGGCCGTGGAATCCGCCAAGCGCGCCGGACGCGGCGGCGTGGCCGCATACGGCCGCGCGCTGGAAAGCGACAGCCTGTCGCGCCTGGCGCTTGAGGCGGATCTTCGCAACGCCTTCGTGCGCGCCGAGATCGAGCCCTTCTATCAGCCGATCGTGAACCTCGACACGGGCGCGGTGGCGGGATTCGAGGCGCTTGCACGGTGGCGTCATCCCCGGCGCGGCCTGGTGCCGCCCGACGAGTTCCTGGGTCTGACCCAGGAGATGGGGCTGATGAACGACCTGGGCCTGCTGATGATGCGGCAGGCGGCGCGTCAGCTGGCGGAATGGATCGCGCGCCATCCCACCGCAGGGCGGCTGTTCTGCAGCGTCAATCTTTCGGTCGGCGAGATCGAGCGTCCGAACCTGGTCGAGGACGTCGCCGAGATTATCAAGGAGACCGGCCTGCCGCGCGGCGCGCTGAAGCTCGAGGTCACCGAGGGTGACATCATGCGCGACACCACCAGCGCAGCCGAGGTCCTGACCCGCCTGAAGACAGCGGGGGCGTCGCTGGCTCTCGACGACTTCGGAACCGGCTTTTCGTCGCTGTCCTACTTGGCCCGGCTGCCGTTCGACACGCTCAAGATCGACCGTTACTTCGTCCTGACCATGGACAAGGACGAAGGCTCGGCCAAGATCGTCAAGTCGGTGGTCAACCTAGGTCGAGATCTGTCGCTGGAGGTGGTGGCCGAGGGGGTGGAGAACGCGCATCTGGCGCGGCTCCTGCTGGACGCCCAGTGCCACTACGGCCAGGGCTTCGGCTATGCGCCGGCTCTGCCTGCCACGGAAGCCGAAGTCTATCTGAACGAGTCGCTCGTCGACGGCACGGCGCCGATCAAGCAGCGGTCGGCCTGA
- a CDS encoding uracil-DNA glycosylase, producing the protein MLNPEPPRDCPLCPRLVAYRRENQAQNPDWWNGPAPSFGDPSARLLVAGLAPGRTGANRTGRPFTGDHAGWLLYETLKKTGFARGTYEARPDDTIQLIDCMITNAVRCAPPQNKPLPIEEATCRPFLIDRLAALPRLKVIVTLGDVSRRSLLKSLGLPGTAIPAGHGVEGEAAGYRILNSYHCSRLNTNTGRLTPEMFEDIFRRARQMLDD; encoded by the coding sequence ATGCTGAATCCCGAACCGCCCCGCGACTGTCCGCTGTGTCCGCGCCTGGTCGCCTACCGGCGCGAGAACCAGGCTCAGAACCCGGATTGGTGGAACGGTCCCGCCCCCTCCTTCGGCGATCCGAGCGCGAGGCTTCTGGTGGCGGGCCTCGCCCCCGGCCGGACGGGCGCTAACCGCACAGGGCGACCCTTCACCGGCGATCACGCCGGCTGGCTGCTGTACGAGACGCTGAAGAAGACCGGCTTCGCGCGCGGGACTTACGAGGCGCGGCCCGACGACACGATCCAGCTGATCGACTGCATGATCACCAATGCGGTCCGCTGCGCCCCGCCGCAGAACAAGCCCCTGCCGATCGAAGAGGCGACCTGCCGGCCCTTCCTGATCGACCGGCTGGCCGCCCTGCCCCGGCTGAAGGTGATCGTGACCCTGGGCGACGTGTCGCGCCGGTCGCTGCTGAAGTCGCTGGGCCTGCCCGGCACGGCCATCCCCGCCGGCCACGGGGTCGAGGGCGAGGCGGCCGGCTATCGCATCCTGAACAGCTATCACTGCTCGCGGCTGAACACGAACACTGGCCGGCTGACGCCCGAGATGTTTGAGGACATCTTCCGCCGCGCGCGCCAGATGCTGGACGACTGA
- the sppA gene encoding signal peptide peptidase SppA: protein MKQFFLTMLGVFAGLFMFMIVLPVVLIMVAVASAGSKPATPAQTVVQLDLRGGLSDQPSTNPFAGFGGSNLSVVEVVDGLAQAERDRNVKALVVRLPEAGMTPAAADEVRQAIHRFRAAGKRVIAHSQGFMPVGAVVSSYMVGASADELWMQPVASFQASGFSTDEIFLGRAFERYGVNAQFEQRYEYKNAVNQFSQNDFTPAHRESMLAWMTSIYDNALANAARDREIDPAVMKRVIEAGPYTAEQALEVRLIDKVGQVEAALGEAKRLAGSNAEILDFRRYASSKGLRTGSGTDAIAIVSAEGAIVTGASSGSDPFGSGSTIRSDDTAKAIYDAIEDDAVKAIVFRVSSPGGSPEASEQILAAVRAAKAAGKPVVVSMGAYAASGGYWISSEASSIVAQPSTLTGSIGVYGGKFVLADALGRFGVDMRGLSIGGDYADALSPSQPFDQGQRAAFAASMDHIYDAFLVRVAQGRRLEPAQVQEIARGRVWTGAQARELGLVDELGGLTEAIAVARRLAEIPEDASVRFKRFPAAKSPWEALSDAFGVQAEAAQALVRIGAVVGSPEAQSVIQRVQTERLRGQGGLVLADQPLR, encoded by the coding sequence ATGAAACAGTTCTTCCTGACCATGCTCGGCGTATTCGCTGGGCTGTTCATGTTCATGATCGTGCTGCCGGTCGTACTAATCATGGTTGCAGTCGCCAGCGCCGGCTCCAAGCCCGCCACGCCCGCACAGACGGTTGTCCAACTGGACCTTCGCGGCGGCCTGTCAGATCAGCCGTCAACCAACCCCTTCGCCGGCTTTGGAGGGTCGAACCTCTCGGTTGTCGAGGTGGTGGACGGCCTTGCTCAGGCCGAGCGGGACAGGAACGTCAAGGCCTTGGTGGTGCGCCTGCCCGAGGCTGGAATGACGCCCGCCGCCGCGGACGAGGTCCGTCAGGCCATCCACCGCTTCCGCGCCGCCGGCAAGCGCGTGATCGCCCACAGCCAAGGTTTCATGCCGGTCGGGGCGGTCGTGTCCAGCTATATGGTCGGCGCCTCGGCGGACGAGCTGTGGATGCAGCCTGTCGCCAGCTTCCAGGCCTCGGGCTTTTCGACCGACGAAATCTTCCTTGGACGCGCCTTTGAACGGTACGGCGTCAACGCACAGTTCGAACAGCGTTACGAATACAAGAACGCCGTCAACCAATTCAGCCAAAACGATTTCACCCCTGCCCACCGCGAATCGATGTTGGCGTGGATGACCTCCATCTACGACAACGCCCTGGCCAACGCCGCGCGCGACCGCGAGATCGATCCGGCCGTGATGAAACGGGTCATCGAGGCCGGGCCGTATACGGCTGAGCAGGCTCTCGAGGTGCGGCTGATCGACAAGGTGGGTCAGGTCGAGGCGGCGCTGGGCGAGGCCAAACGGCTCGCCGGCTCCAACGCGGAGATCCTGGATTTTCGCCGCTATGCTTCGTCCAAAGGCCTGCGGACCGGCTCGGGGACGGACGCCATCGCCATCGTTTCGGCTGAAGGCGCCATCGTGACGGGGGCCAGTTCCGGGTCCGATCCCTTCGGTTCGGGCTCGACCATCCGGTCTGACGACACGGCCAAGGCCATCTATGACGCCATCGAGGACGACGCGGTGAAGGCCATCGTCTTCCGTGTCTCTTCGCCGGGAGGCTCGCCCGAGGCGTCGGAGCAGATTCTGGCTGCGGTCCGCGCCGCCAAGGCGGCCGGAAAACCGGTGGTGGTGTCTATGGGCGCCTATGCTGCATCCGGCGGCTACTGGATCAGCTCGGAAGCCTCCTCGATTGTGGCCCAGCCCTCGACCCTGACCGGCTCCATCGGGGTGTATGGGGGCAAGTTCGTCCTGGCTGACGCCCTTGGCCGGTTTGGCGTCGACATGCGCGGACTGAGCATCGGCGGCGACTATGCCGATGCGCTGTCGCCGTCCCAGCCGTTCGACCAAGGCCAGCGCGCAGCCTTCGCCGCCTCGATGGACCACATCTACGACGCCTTCTTGGTCCGCGTCGCGCAAGGCCGCAGACTTGAGCCCGCCCAGGTGCAGGAGATCGCCCGCGGCCGGGTCTGGACCGGCGCCCAGGCCCGGGAACTGGGCCTCGTCGATGAACTCGGCGGCCTCACAGAAGCCATCGCCGTAGCCCGCCGCCTCGCCGAAATCCCCGAGGACGCCTCGGTTCGCTTCAAGCGCTTCCCGGCCGCCAAGTCGCCATGGGAGGCTTTGTCGGACGCATTCGGCGTTCAAGCTGAAGCAGCCCAAGCCCTTGTGCGGATCGGGGCCGTGGTCGGCTCGCCCGAAGCCCAGTCTGTCATCCAGCGGGTCCAAACTGAACGGCTGCGAGGTCAAGGCGGCTTGGTTCTGGCGGACCAGCCCCTGCGGTGA
- the tkt gene encoding transketolase: MADAIRVLAMDGVEQAKSGHPGMPMGMADVATVLFSKFLKFDASRPDWHDRDRFILSAGHGSMLIYALLHLTGYKDATKEELSNFRQWGAKTAGHPEYGHMPGVETTTGPLGQGLANGVGFAMAERHLAARYGEDLVDHRTWVIAGDGCLMEGVSQEAIALAGRYRLNKLTVLWDDNDITIDGKVSLSDCTDQKARFKAAGWAVKAVDGHDVHAVRAALKWATRQDKPTLIACKTKIGRGAATMEGSHKTHGAALGAAEIAATRLGLSWTHDPFELPESIEQAWRKVGRRGAKARKAWEARLEASDQAADFTRAMNGDLPANAFDALEAELKALVDSRPAQATRQSSGAALDTLFNAIPEMIGGSADLTGSNNTFVKNTPIFDAPTYEGRYINWGIREHGMAAAMNGMALHGGVIPYAGTFMVFSDYSRPSIRLAALMGVRVIHVLTHDSIGLGEDGPTHQPVEHLAALRAIPNLNVYRPADTVEALECWQIALETKTTPSALALSRQKTPAVRLTASGENLSRKGAYELKAASREARATLFATGTEVAIALKAAEALETAGVPTRVVSVPCFELFEQQDAAYQASVIGRGTVRVAVEAAIKQGWERFIGEDGAFVGMTGFGASAPAEVLYEKFGITAEAVAKAVKVRL; the protein is encoded by the coding sequence ATGGCCGATGCCATTCGCGTGCTCGCCATGGACGGCGTGGAGCAGGCGAAGTCCGGCCACCCCGGCATGCCGATGGGCATGGCCGACGTGGCCACGGTGCTGTTCTCCAAGTTTCTTAAGTTCGACGCCTCGCGCCCCGACTGGCACGACCGCGACCGCTTCATCCTGTCGGCCGGCCACGGCTCGATGCTGATCTACGCCCTGCTGCACCTGACCGGCTACAAGGACGCGACCAAGGAAGAACTGTCCAACTTCCGCCAGTGGGGGGCCAAGACCGCCGGCCACCCCGAGTACGGCCATATGCCGGGCGTCGAGACGACCACCGGTCCGCTGGGCCAGGGCCTGGCCAACGGCGTGGGCTTCGCCATGGCCGAGCGCCATCTGGCGGCGCGCTATGGCGAGGATCTGGTCGATCACCGCACCTGGGTCATCGCCGGCGACGGCTGCCTGATGGAAGGCGTGTCGCAGGAGGCCATCGCCCTGGCTGGCCGCTATCGCCTGAACAAGCTGACGGTGCTGTGGGACGACAACGACATCACCATCGACGGCAAGGTGTCCCTGTCGGACTGCACGGACCAGAAGGCCCGCTTCAAGGCCGCGGGCTGGGCCGTGAAGGCGGTCGACGGCCATGACGTCCACGCCGTCCGCGCCGCCCTGAAGTGGGCGACTCGCCAGGACAAGCCGACCCTGATCGCCTGCAAGACCAAGATCGGCCGCGGCGCCGCCACCATGGAAGGCAGCCACAAGACCCACGGCGCGGCCCTGGGCGCCGCCGAAATCGCCGCCACGCGGCTGGGCCTGTCTTGGACCCACGATCCCTTCGAACTGCCCGAGAGCATCGAACAGGCCTGGCGCAAGGTCGGCCGCCGCGGCGCCAAGGCCCGCAAGGCCTGGGAGGCGCGTCTCGAGGCGTCGGACCAAGCCGCCGACTTCACCCGCGCCATGAACGGCGACCTGCCGGCGAACGCCTTCGACGCCCTGGAGGCCGAGCTGAAGGCTCTGGTCGACAGCCGGCCGGCCCAGGCCACGCGCCAGTCGTCGGGCGCGGCGCTGGACACGCTGTTCAACGCCATCCCGGAAATGATCGGCGGTTCGGCGGACCTGACGGGATCCAACAACACTTTCGTCAAGAACACCCCGATCTTCGACGCCCCGACCTATGAGGGCCGCTACATCAACTGGGGCATCCGCGAGCACGGCATGGCCGCCGCGATGAACGGCATGGCCCTGCACGGCGGGGTCATCCCCTACGCCGGCACCTTCATGGTGTTTTCGGACTACAGCCGCCCGTCGATCCGCCTGGCCGCCCTGATGGGCGTGCGGGTAATCCATGTGCTGACCCACGATTCGATCGGCCTGGGCGAGGATGGGCCCACCCACCAGCCGGTCGAGCATCTGGCCGCGCTGCGCGCCATCCCGAACCTGAACGTCTATCGCCCGGCCGACACTGTCGAGGCGCTGGAGTGCTGGCAGATCGCGCTGGAGACCAAGACCACGCCGTCGGCCCTGGCCCTGTCGCGTCAGAAGACGCCGGCCGTGCGTCTAACCGCCTCGGGCGAGAACCTGTCCAGGAAGGGCGCCTATGAGCTGAAGGCGGCGTCGCGCGAGGCGCGCGCCACCCTGTTCGCCACGGGCACCGAGGTCGCCATCGCGCTGAAGGCGGCCGAGGCGCTGGAGACGGCCGGCGTGCCGACCCGCGTGGTTTCGGTTCCCTGCTTCGAACTGTTCGAGCAGCAGGACGCCGCCTATCAGGCCTCGGTCATCGGCCGCGGCACGGTGCGCGTGGCGGTCGAAGCGGCAATCAAACAGGGCTGGGAGCGCTTCATCGGCGAGGACGGCGCTTTCGTCGGCATGACCGGCTTCGGCGCCTCGGCCCCGGCGGAAGTGCTCTACGAGAAGTTCGGCATCACCGCGGAAGCCGTAGCCAAGGCGGTCAAGGTCCGCCTCTAG
- a CDS encoding GNAT family N-acetyltransferase, which translates to MALLDWMSETTGPLLEGHGVVLRPPRPSDHVQWATLRERSREYLQPWEPRWPEDDLSRTAFKRRLQLYAREMENGTAWPFFIFDRQDQALVGAATLSNIRRGVAETGTLGYWIGQRFAGRGYATAGVRAVVAHAFGPLRLHRVEAACLPSNIASRRVLEKSGFRKEGEARAYLKINGDWADHWLFGVVADDVGSGEPPPA; encoded by the coding sequence ATGGCGCTGCTGGACTGGATGAGCGAGACGACCGGGCCGTTGCTCGAAGGCCACGGCGTGGTACTGCGGCCGCCGCGTCCGTCGGACCATGTTCAGTGGGCGACGCTTCGCGAAAGATCCCGCGAGTATCTGCAGCCTTGGGAGCCGCGTTGGCCTGAAGACGACCTTAGCCGAACCGCATTCAAGCGGCGGCTTCAGCTTTACGCGCGAGAGATGGAGAACGGGACAGCCTGGCCCTTCTTCATCTTCGACCGCCAAGACCAGGCTCTCGTCGGCGCTGCGACGTTGTCAAATATCCGGCGCGGCGTGGCCGAGACAGGCACGCTAGGCTATTGGATCGGCCAGCGCTTCGCTGGGCGCGGCTATGCGACGGCTGGGGTGCGAGCCGTTGTGGCGCATGCCTTCGGCCCGCTGCGTTTGCACCGCGTCGAAGCGGCCTGCCTTCCCAGCAACATTGCTTCGCGCCGCGTCCTGGAAAAGTCGGGCTTCCGCAAGGAAGGCGAGGCGCGGGCTTATCTCAAAATTAACGGCGACTGGGCAGATCATTGGCTCTTCGGCGTCGTCGCGGACGATGTCGGGAGCGGCGAACCGCCGCCGGCCTGA
- a CDS encoding folate-binding protein YgfZ translates to MSARIARLDSRALVRVSGPDARPFLHNLLTQDVETLAEGERRFGALLSPPGRLLFDLFLTAEGDAVVLDVDAPRRDAFVQRLSMYRLRAKVEVETDDRPVHVAWDGDVPGFSPDPRVAALGGRAHGDFQATASEDDWQAHRLALGVPDAAADCPDDKTYPIEANFDLLNGIDFHKGCFVGQETTSRMKRRGSIRTRMRPIAFDGPPPAFGTELLNGELRAGEVLSGRDGLAMASLRVDRLEGQLTADGRPISLPPVDWLD, encoded by the coding sequence ATGTCCGCCCGCATCGCCCGCCTAGACAGCCGCGCCCTGGTCCGCGTCTCCGGTCCCGACGCCCGCCCGTTTCTGCACAATCTGCTGACGCAGGATGTCGAGACCCTGGCCGAGGGCGAACGGCGCTTCGGCGCTCTGCTCTCGCCGCCTGGCCGACTGTTGTTCGACCTGTTCCTGACCGCCGAGGGCGACGCCGTGGTGCTGGACGTGGACGCCCCGCGCCGCGACGCCTTCGTCCAGCGCCTGTCGATGTATCGCCTGCGGGCCAAGGTCGAGGTCGAGACGGACGACCGCCCCGTCCATGTCGCCTGGGACGGCGACGTCCCCGGCTTTTCGCCCGACCCTCGGGTGGCCGCGCTGGGCGGACGGGCGCACGGCGATTTTCAGGCCACCGCCAGCGAGGATGACTGGCAGGCGCATCGCCTGGCGCTGGGCGTGCCTGACGCGGCCGCAGACTGCCCTGACGACAAGACCTATCCGATCGAGGCCAACTTCGACCTTTTGAACGGCATCGACTTCCACAAGGGTTGCTTCGTCGGCCAGGAAACGACCTCGCGCATGAAGCGGCGCGGATCGATCCGCACCCGGATGCGCCCCATCGCCTTCGACGGGCCCCCGCCCGCATTCGGAACCGAGTTGCTGAACGGCGAATTGCGCGCCGGCGAGGTGCTGAGCGGCCGAGACGGCCTGGCCATGGCGTCGCTGCGCGTGGATCGGCTGGAAGGTCAGCTGACCGCAGACGGCCGGCCGATCAGCCTGCCGCCCGTCGACTGGCTGGACTGA
- the panD gene encoding aspartate 1-decarboxylase has product MLVTLMKAKLHRATVTQADLEYEGSIAIDGDLLDASGILPHEQVDVLNITNGARFTTYAIEAPRGSRVIGVNGAAARLVQKNDKVIIVTYGQLPQEEARQWSPTVVLLDDCNEIKRAA; this is encoded by the coding sequence GTGCTGGTCACCCTTATGAAAGCCAAGCTGCACCGCGCCACCGTGACCCAGGCCGACCTGGAGTACGAGGGCTCGATCGCCATCGACGGCGACCTGCTGGACGCGTCGGGCATCCTGCCGCACGAGCAGGTGGACGTGCTCAACATCACCAACGGCGCGCGCTTCACCACCTACGCCATCGAGGCCCCGCGCGGCAGCCGCGTGATCGGCGTCAACGGCGCCGCCGCGCGTCTGGTGCAAAAAAACGACAAGGTCATCATCGTCACCTACGGCCAGCTGCCGCAGGAAGAAGCACGCCAGTGGTCGCCGACGGTGGTGCTGCTGGACGACTGCAACGAGATCAAACGCGCGGCTTGA
- a CDS encoding glycosyltransferase family 9 protein, with protein MRGTFPILYIAEADAEEAVLSSGLLAHLVEEVPNARFTIVGSAASAPLFAETPGLEQLIVLERESRFDWIALWNKVRETRWGLVVDLRGSTLSGKLKRHRRAVRGKDDPALHAVEAAAAVMQLDEPVAPRLFISDRTQADVDALVRPDGRPILAVGPGVDWMGKRWPAERFAKVAGPLLADDGPLAGGRLMIVGEEADRDAAHTIRLAVQRHRVIELQGRLTRLQTVAALKHASLYIGPDSVWTQLAVAAGAPCVGVYGPSDERRTGPWGGIAVRGARSIDEFRALDPRLNQSIQHMMDLPADRVLKKTSAFLTKIQAAKA; from the coding sequence ATGCGCGGGACCTTCCCCATCCTCTATATCGCCGAGGCGGACGCCGAGGAGGCCGTGCTGTCTTCGGGCCTGCTGGCGCACCTTGTCGAGGAAGTGCCGAACGCACGCTTCACCATCGTCGGTTCGGCGGCGTCCGCGCCCCTGTTTGCCGAGACGCCGGGGCTGGAACAGCTGATCGTGCTGGAGCGCGAAAGCCGGTTCGACTGGATCGCCCTGTGGAACAAGGTGCGCGAGACACGGTGGGGCCTAGTGGTCGATCTGCGGGGCTCGACGCTGTCGGGCAAGCTGAAGCGGCACAGGCGGGCCGTGCGCGGCAAGGACGACCCGGCGCTGCATGCGGTCGAGGCCGCCGCCGCGGTCATGCAACTGGACGAACCGGTGGCGCCGCGCCTGTTCATCTCGGATCGGACCCAGGCCGATGTCGACGCCCTGGTGCGACCGGACGGGCGGCCGATCCTGGCCGTCGGGCCGGGCGTGGACTGGATGGGCAAGCGCTGGCCTGCCGAGCGTTTCGCCAAAGTGGCGGGTCCTCTGTTGGCCGACGACGGGCCGCTGGCGGGCGGCCGGCTGATGATCGTCGGCGAAGAGGCGGATCGCGATGCGGCGCACACCATCCGCCTGGCCGTCCAGCGGCATCGGGTGATCGAACTGCAGGGCCGTCTTACCCGACTGCAGACGGTGGCCGCGCTGAAGCATGCCAGCCTCTACATCGGCCCGGACTCCGTCTGGACCCAGCTGGCCGTCGCGGCCGGCGCGCCTTGCGTCGGCGTCTATGGCCCTTCGGACGAGCGGCGCACCGGCCCGTGGGGCGGGATCGCCGTGCGCGGCGCGCGCTCGATCGACGAGTTCCGCGCCCTGGATCCACGCCTGAACCAGTCGATCCAGCACATGATGGATCTGCCGGCCGACCGGGTGCTGAAGAAGACCAGCGCCTTCCTGACCAAAATTCAGGCGGCGAAGGCCTAG
- a CDS encoding SIMPL domain-containing protein: MVKTLYLAACAAALTATPALAQQEITSRPSIVVVGEGSAERAPDTFRVTADVEGRGASQVEAVRALSEARERVGEGLERLAGLERARVTTGSPQVQPTHDPDCGRERYGDTENCPITGYRAAMNLTLEGAPVERAGDAVSLAAERGGRNARLDSTTLADDRALQAEANAAAFADARRQADALAQASGQRIVRVLRVQDPGARPFGVAGIESVQDIVVTGSRIQASVPLNVAPPPARIDARLTVVFEIE, encoded by the coding sequence ATGGTGAAGACGTTGTATCTCGCGGCCTGCGCCGCCGCACTGACGGCGACGCCTGCGCTGGCTCAGCAGGAAATCACGTCGCGACCCTCCATCGTCGTGGTCGGAGAGGGAAGCGCAGAGCGGGCGCCCGACACCTTCCGTGTGACGGCTGACGTCGAAGGGCGTGGGGCGAGCCAGGTCGAGGCCGTCCGAGCTTTGTCCGAAGCACGCGAGCGAGTGGGCGAGGGGCTTGAGCGTTTGGCCGGGCTGGAACGTGCGCGAGTGACGACCGGCTCGCCGCAGGTGCAGCCGACCCATGATCCGGACTGCGGGCGCGAACGCTACGGCGACACCGAAAACTGCCCGATCACCGGCTACCGGGCCGCGATGAACCTGACGCTGGAAGGCGCGCCGGTGGAGCGGGCAGGAGACGCGGTCTCGCTGGCGGCGGAGCGCGGAGGCCGCAACGCAAGGCTGGATTCCACTACCCTTGCGGACGACCGCGCACTGCAGGCCGAGGCCAACGCCGCCGCGTTCGCGGACGCGCGGCGTCAGGCCGACGCCCTGGCCCAGGCTTCCGGCCAGCGCATCGTGCGGGTGCTTCGCGTTCAGGATCCGGGAGCGCGTCCATTCGGCGTCGCTGGAATAGAGTCAGTTCAGGACATTGTGGTCACGGGATCGCGCATTCAAGCGTCTGTTCCGCTGAACGTGGCGCCTCCCCCTGCACGCATCGACGCGCGCCTGACCGTCGTCTTTGAAATCGAATAG
- a CDS encoding N-acetylmuramoyl-L-alanine amidase, producing the protein MIEAPSPNFDTRRAPPDALVLHYTGMQTGQAALERLRDPQSRVSAHYLIEEDGRVFRLVDEARRAWHAGRGVWQGEDDLNTASIGVEIVNPGHEFGYRTFPGIQIEALIALVGDIRSRWTIPGARIIAHSDLAPDRKQDPGELFPWKRLAEAGHGLWFEPAPDRIAALGAVLGPGDVGLGVTVLRAGLHRLGYGLPPGPNYDEATVSTVTAFQRHWRPERVDGVADGETRARLVGLLQLASAESVTGVL; encoded by the coding sequence ATGATCGAGGCGCCCTCTCCCAATTTCGACACCAGGCGCGCGCCACCCGACGCGCTCGTGCTGCACTACACGGGCATGCAGACCGGTCAGGCGGCGCTGGAGCGACTTCGCGATCCCCAGTCCCGCGTCTCAGCGCACTATCTCATCGAAGAGGACGGCCGCGTGTTTCGTCTGGTGGACGAGGCGCGCCGCGCCTGGCACGCCGGCCGCGGCGTCTGGCAGGGCGAGGACGACCTGAACACCGCTTCGATCGGCGTGGAGATCGTCAATCCAGGGCACGAGTTTGGCTATCGCACCTTTCCCGGCATTCAGATCGAAGCCCTGATCGCCCTCGTTGGCGACATACGTTCGCGCTGGACCATCCCGGGCGCCCGCATCATAGCCCATTCCGACCTGGCGCCCGACCGCAAGCAGGACCCAGGCGAGCTGTTTCCCTGGAAGCGCCTGGCCGAGGCCGGCCACGGGCTGTGGTTTGAACCCGCACCCGACCGAATTGCCGCGCTCGGCGCCGTTCTGGGGCCTGGCGACGTGGGTCTGGGCGTCACTGTCCTGCGCGCCGGCCTGCATAGGCTGGGCTACGGCCTGCCTCCCGGTCCGAACTATGACGAAGCCACCGTTTCGACGGTCACGGCCTTCCAGCGCCACTGGCGGCCCGAACGGGTCGACGGGGTAGCGGACGGCGAGACGCGCGCCCGCCTGGTCGGCCTACTGCAACTGGCCTCGGCGGAAAGCGTGACCGGCGTGCTCTGA